In Zhaonella formicivorans, one DNA window encodes the following:
- the spo0A gene encoding sporulation transcription factor Spo0A — translation MGEKLNILIADDNKEFCEILHEYMVAQDDFTVSGIAYNGLEAVKLIQEINPDVVVLDIIMPHLDGIGVLEKLNNLCLPHRPKVIILTTLGQEFMTQRSVELGADYYILKPFDLEVLGTRIRQMFNGSVTNNVHQPVPIKNRNLDVEVTKIIHQMGVPAHIKGYQYLRDAILFVIEEVNLLGAVTKELYPMIAQKYMTTPSRVERAIRHAIELAWDRGNVDMMNKFFGYTINVERGKPTNSEFIAMVADKLRIGAKVS, via the coding sequence ATGGGGGAAAAATTAAATATTTTAATCGCAGATGATAATAAAGAATTCTGTGAAATATTACATGAATATATGGTAGCACAAGATGACTTCACCGTTTCAGGCATAGCGTATAATGGTCTGGAAGCAGTCAAACTTATTCAGGAAATAAATCCTGATGTGGTTGTTTTAGATATAATAATGCCGCATCTTGACGGGATCGGCGTATTGGAAAAGCTCAACAATCTATGTTTGCCCCATCGTCCGAAGGTAATAATTTTAACTACCCTTGGCCAGGAATTTATGACCCAACGTTCAGTGGAATTGGGAGCTGACTATTACATTTTAAAACCATTTGATTTGGAAGTTCTTGGGACCAGAATCAGACAAATGTTTAACGGTAGTGTTACCAACAATGTCCATCAGCCTGTCCCAATTAAAAACCGTAACCTTGATGTGGAGGTAACAAAGATCATTCACCAAATGGGTGTGCCAGCCCATATTAAAGGTTACCAGTATTTAAGGGATGCTATTTTATTTGTAATTGAAGAAGTAAATCTATTGGGAGCTGTAACTAAGGAATTATATCCTATGATTGCACAAAAGTATATGACAACCCCTAGCCGGGTAGAAAGGGCAATCAGGCATGCCATCGAATTGGCTTGGGACAGAGGAAATGTGGATATGATGAATAAATTTTTTGGCTATACTATTAATGTAGAAAGGGGCAAACCTACCAATTCGGAATTTATTGCCATGGTGGCCGATAAATTAAGAATAGGAGCAAAAGTAAGTTAA
- a CDS encoding MerR family transcriptional regulator: MVAHIASSEGVYQIGVVANFTGVNIRTLRQWEEAGLLKPARTQGNTRMYSANDIDLIKRIKFLVEDKGVNLPGVKLILQLEDKYGREITADVE, from the coding sequence ATGGTTGCGCATATAGCATCAAGTGAAGGAGTATACCAGATTGGAGTTGTAGCAAACTTCACAGGTGTCAACATCAGAACTTTAAGACAATGGGAAGAGGCAGGTTTACTTAAGCCGGCCCGTACTCAGGGCAATACCCGGATGTATTCAGCCAATGATATAGATTTAATAAAAAGGATCAAGTTTTTAGTTGAAGACAAAGGAGTTAATTTACCTGGAGTAAAACTGATTTTACAGTTGGAAGATAAATACGGCAGGGAGATAACTGCCGATGTTGAGTGA
- a CDS encoding glycosyltransferase family 4 protein encodes MRIAQLHWAFPPIIGGVESHLAMLGPELVKNNCSVSLLTGAVKGLSHEDQYEGMYIKRTQYLDLNSLSPEKIRAQAKEIKHEIEEFINKVRPDLIHAHNMHYFSPVHADILYEIKQANGIPLVLTAHNVWADADQVWQEMNKRVHIWDAVIAVSDFIKRELIRVGYDERKISTIHHGIDLDRFKPCTLQDTHKIKLKYPQFTGRRVIFHPARMSLDKGCHISVKALKLISKQFPEVLLVLAGTGKTVDWGSQQQQEVRQIFGLIEELGLKDSVFVSFFAWDEMPLVYKAAEICIYPSCFEEPFGLVMLESMATAKPIVVSRAGGMPEVVQNGVNGFVVPMENAKELADKCCQLLADPKLSRQIGSRGRSMVEKRWTKEIMTDSTLQVYNGLLNNRSIDVNFDTVA; translated from the coding sequence ATGCGAATTGCTCAATTGCACTGGGCTTTTCCACCTATCATCGGCGGAGTGGAGAGCCACTTAGCCATGCTGGGACCAGAATTAGTCAAAAACAACTGTTCCGTTAGCCTTCTCACCGGCGCAGTCAAGGGGTTAAGCCATGAAGACCAGTATGAAGGGATGTACATTAAAAGAACTCAGTACCTGGATTTAAACAGCCTGTCGCCGGAAAAGATCAGGGCGCAAGCCAAAGAAATCAAGCATGAAATTGAGGAATTTATTAATAAAGTGCGACCGGATCTCATTCACGCCCATAACATGCATTATTTCAGCCCTGTACATGCCGACATTCTCTATGAGATAAAACAAGCAAATGGCATACCACTAGTCTTAACGGCTCATAATGTATGGGCTGATGCTGACCAAGTCTGGCAGGAAATGAATAAGAGAGTTCACATTTGGGATGCGGTGATAGCAGTTAGTGATTTCATAAAGAGGGAACTAATACGAGTTGGGTATGACGAGCGAAAAATTTCAACCATACATCATGGAATAGATTTAGACAGATTTAAACCATGTACACTTCAAGATACTCATAAAATAAAGCTTAAGTATCCCCAGTTTACTGGACGACGGGTGATTTTTCATCCGGCCAGGATGAGCCTGGACAAAGGCTGTCACATCAGCGTTAAAGCCCTGAAACTCATCAGCAAGCAGTTCCCCGAGGTACTGCTGGTGCTAGCCGGCACCGGAAAGACGGTGGACTGGGGTTCCCAACAGCAACAGGAAGTCAGGCAAATTTTTGGTTTGATAGAGGAGCTGGGCTTAAAAGACAGCGTTTTTGTAAGCTTTTTTGCCTGGGATGAGATGCCGCTGGTATACAAAGCAGCTGAAATTTGTATCTATCCATCATGTTTTGAAGAACCTTTTGGCTTGGTAATGCTGGAAAGCATGGCCACGGCCAAGCCTATAGTCGTCAGCCGGGCAGGTGGTATGCCGGAGGTGGTCCAAAACGGCGTCAATGGTTTTGTAGTACCGATGGAAAACGCAAAAGAATTGGCAGATAAGTGCTGTCAGTTGCTTGCTGACCCTAAATTGAGCCGGCAGATAGGCAGCCGGGGCAGAAGCATGGTGGAAAAGCGGTGGACAAAGGAAATTATGACCGACAGTACGTTACAAGTGTATAACGGACTCCTTAATAACAGAAGTATCGACGTAAATTTCGATACTGTTGCTTGA
- a CDS encoding alpha,alpha-trehalose-phosphate synthase (UDP-forming) yields the protein MGLLRPLALNSKGQLVVVSNRGACTFKETSHGIQATPSVSGLVTAVEPVITQEGGAWVAWGGRYGKEHETLGVSLPMPEKDPKYVLHEVLLTHEEVSLYYDGFSNGCLWPLCHNFIEKVSFSEEQWKAYSRVNQKYAEVVLKISSSHDFIWVHDYQLARVPGFIRRHRRWANISFFWHIPFPPAEIFAILPWAKEYISGMLDADLIGFHTKTYERNFLQAAKEIVGAEVDYLSGTVHWQGRKIKVIAVPIGINWREFERLACSDEVMEKAAQIRGAAGGQYMLLGVDRLDYTKGILERLKAISWLLENYPAYRGKLTFIQIAVPSRTGTNTYQQLKRQIEETVGRINGAFTENYHVPVKYIFKPLLKKELVAHYLAADIALVTPVKDGLNLVAKEYVISNCRDIGVLLLSPFAGAASQLQDALLANPYDPREMASKIIFGLKMPIAEKKQRLAALNKIVKEQDIFWWWRQFWQNWLPQMVLSKTVASRNVRPEVLCHEPLDSIAGRNAGILGR from the coding sequence GTGGGTTTACTCAGACCGCTTGCTTTGAACTCTAAGGGACAGTTGGTAGTAGTATCCAACCGGGGAGCTTGTACCTTTAAAGAAACCTCTCACGGTATTCAGGCTACGCCGTCTGTAAGTGGCTTGGTGACAGCTGTGGAGCCTGTTATCACCCAAGAAGGAGGTGCATGGGTAGCTTGGGGTGGCAGATACGGCAAGGAGCACGAAACGTTAGGTGTATCATTGCCTATGCCGGAAAAGGATCCGAAATATGTCCTGCATGAAGTTTTGCTTACGCATGAGGAAGTAAGTCTATATTATGATGGCTTTAGCAACGGCTGTCTGTGGCCTTTATGCCATAATTTCATTGAAAAAGTTTCTTTCAGCGAAGAACAGTGGAAAGCTTATTCACGAGTAAATCAAAAATATGCCGAGGTTGTTTTAAAAATTTCCAGTTCTCATGATTTTATCTGGGTCCATGATTACCAACTGGCTAGGGTGCCAGGTTTTATTCGCAGGCACCGGCGCTGGGCCAATATTTCCTTTTTCTGGCACATTCCTTTCCCGCCGGCAGAAATCTTTGCAATTTTGCCTTGGGCCAAGGAATATATATCCGGCATGCTTGATGCTGATCTTATCGGATTTCATACCAAAACTTACGAACGAAATTTCCTGCAGGCAGCCAAGGAAATAGTAGGTGCCGAAGTTGACTATTTATCAGGTACTGTTCATTGGCAGGGCAGAAAGATCAAAGTTATTGCTGTACCAATAGGTATCAACTGGCGGGAATTTGAACGCTTGGCATGCTCAGATGAAGTTATGGAGAAAGCAGCACAAATCAGGGGCGCTGCCGGAGGGCAGTACATGCTCTTGGGAGTTGACCGGCTAGACTATACTAAAGGAATCTTGGAAAGATTAAAGGCAATTAGCTGGCTATTGGAAAACTATCCAGCGTACAGGGGAAAATTAACATTTATTCAGATTGCCGTTCCCTCCAGGACAGGCACCAATACTTACCAGCAGTTGAAGAGGCAAATTGAAGAAACCGTGGGCCGGATTAACGGGGCTTTTACTGAAAATTATCATGTCCCTGTCAAATATATATTTAAACCCTTACTCAAAAAGGAATTGGTAGCTCATTACCTGGCAGCTGATATTGCACTTGTAACGCCTGTAAAAGATGGGTTGAACCTGGTAGCCAAAGAGTATGTGATCTCTAATTGCAGGGATATTGGCGTGTTGCTCTTGAGCCCTTTTGCGGGAGCAGCAAGTCAGCTTCAGGACGCTTTATTGGCTAACCCCTATGACCCCCGGGAGATGGCTTCTAAAATTATTTTTGGCTTAAAGATGCCAATTGCAGAGAAAAAACAAAGATTAGCTGCTTTAAACAAAATTGTCAAAGAGCAGGACATTTTCTGGTGGTGGCGGCAGTTCTGGCAGAACTGGTTGCCTCAAATGGTGTTAAGCAAGACAGTTGCCTCTCGCAATGTTAGACCGGAGGTGCTTTGCCATGAGCCGCTTGATAGTATTGCGGGAAGAAACGCCGGAATCCTTGGCAGGTGA
- the otsB gene encoding trehalose-phosphatase yields the protein MSRLIVLREETPESLAGEVASRPELLLMTDYDGTLVPLKERPELAVAGPMLLKSIKRIVKKPGVKLAIVSGRDVDELRKLLPVKELFYAGCHGAEIEGPSGKQFTAVDGKMLVPVLEEIASKAVDSIKGKNGFFVECKKASVALHYRLAHPVAALKVLDEFVMAARPLVTEHELEFIAGKKVIEVRPKVVNKGEAVKYLTSLYSSYYPVYIGDDVSDEDAFRAVQEKGLGVLVSPSKRVTAASRWLRGPGKVIRFLQLLAQ from the coding sequence ATGAGCCGCTTGATAGTATTGCGGGAAGAAACGCCGGAATCCTTGGCAGGTGAGGTTGCAAGCCGACCTGAATTGCTGCTTATGACTGATTACGATGGTACCTTGGTACCTCTTAAAGAAAGACCGGAATTAGCAGTGGCTGGTCCTATGCTTTTAAAATCTATCAAACGGATCGTAAAAAAACCAGGGGTTAAGTTGGCTATAGTGAGTGGACGGGATGTCGATGAGCTCAGAAAACTACTGCCAGTGAAAGAATTATTTTATGCCGGCTGCCATGGGGCGGAAATTGAAGGCCCATCTGGGAAACAATTTACTGCTGTTGATGGGAAGATGTTGGTTCCTGTCCTGGAGGAGATTGCCAGCAAAGCTGTGGACAGCATAAAAGGAAAAAACGGTTTCTTTGTTGAGTGCAAAAAGGCCTCTGTAGCCCTCCATTACCGGTTGGCACACCCTGTAGCCGCTTTAAAAGTATTGGATGAATTTGTAATGGCCGCTCGCCCCCTGGTGACAGAGCATGAACTTGAATTTATTGCAGGGAAAAAAGTTATAGAAGTCCGCCCTAAAGTTGTTAACAAAGGTGAAGCAGTAAAATATTTGACCAGCCTGTACTCCAGTTATTATCCCGTGTACATTGGAGATGACGTTAGCGATGAGGATGCATTTAGGGCAGTGCAGGAAAAGGGGTTAGGGGTGCTAGTTTCACCAAGTAAAAGGGTCACGGCGGCCTCCCGTTGGTTACGGGGGCCTGGTAAGGTAATCAGATTTCTGCAACTTCTCGCACAGTAG
- the steA gene encoding putative cytokinetic ring protein SteA: protein MYLKGKIRVDKKTKELVKRLKVNEIAVINHKDLDEIAALAIVKSKPKLVINASPSITGKYPNLGPLRLLEAGIPLLDEVGQDFFTNVIEGQEIEVRDNAAIINGQKYFGTMLNKEEILNKLKVIRQNYQQELTRFVYNTLEYAAKEIELIAQKMDLPPLKTKLAKKHVLIVVRGHNYQEDLKTIRPYIQEVRPVLIGVDGGADALLENGYKPDLIVGDMDSVTDKALKSGAELIVHAYSNGYAPGLSRLQKLNLHAHILPAPGTSEDIAMLLAYESGADLIVAVGSHSNAIDFFDKGRQGMSSTFLVRLKVGTILVDAKGVSKLYRGRVKVRDMVKIIAAALIPIFIVLMVSPVTHQLLRLMFIRFRLLFSL from the coding sequence ATGTATCTTAAAGGCAAAATAAGGGTGGATAAAAAGACTAAAGAGCTGGTCAAAAGACTAAAGGTCAACGAGATAGCAGTAATAAACCATAAAGATTTGGATGAGATTGCTGCCTTGGCTATAGTTAAAAGCAAGCCTAAATTAGTTATTAACGCCAGTCCTTCTATAACCGGTAAATATCCAAACCTTGGACCCCTTCGGCTCTTGGAGGCAGGTATACCGCTGCTCGATGAAGTGGGTCAGGATTTTTTCACAAATGTCATTGAGGGGCAGGAAATTGAAGTTAGGGATAATGCAGCAATAATTAATGGGCAAAAATACTTTGGAACCATGCTGAACAAAGAAGAAATATTAAACAAATTAAAGGTTATTCGGCAAAACTATCAGCAGGAACTAACCAGATTTGTTTACAATACTTTGGAATATGCAGCCAAAGAAATAGAGCTCATTGCTCAAAAAATGGACTTGCCTCCTCTCAAAACCAAACTGGCCAAAAAGCATGTGTTAATTGTGGTCCGGGGGCACAATTATCAAGAGGATTTAAAGACAATTCGGCCTTACATTCAAGAGGTTCGCCCCGTTTTAATTGGCGTGGACGGCGGGGCTGATGCGCTGCTGGAGAACGGATACAAGCCCGACTTAATTGTGGGCGATATGGACAGTGTTACGGATAAGGCTTTAAAAAGTGGTGCCGAATTAATTGTGCATGCTTATTCAAATGGTTACGCACCCGGTTTAAGCAGGCTGCAAAAATTAAATTTACATGCTCATATCCTGCCTGCTCCGGGAACCAGTGAAGATATAGCCATGCTTCTCGCTTACGAAAGCGGCGCTGATTTAATAGTTGCCGTAGGTTCCCATTCCAATGCCATTGATTTTTTCGATAAAGGCAGGCAGGGAATGTCGAGTACCTTTTTAGTTCGCTTAAAAGTGGGGACAATTCTTGTAGATGCTAAAGGGGTAAGTAAACTCTACCGGGGTAGAGTCAAAGTGCGGGATATGGTAAAAATTATTGCTGCAGCTTTAATCCCTATTTTTATTGTGCTGATGGTTTCACCTGTAACACACCAGCTTTTGAGGTTGATGTTTATCCGTTTCCGGCTCTTATTTAGTCTTTAG
- a CDS encoding glycosyltransferase family 2 protein — MLPKVSVLMAAYNEESRIGDTIKTLRMIPAIKEIIVVDDGSRDATWQKALEAGCKVIKLPVNSGKGAALNAGAASVTGQVVLLIDADLGASAREAEKLIEPVVNKEADLTIAKFPPSRGKGGFGLVKKLAAWGVYLYSGTTCDSVLSGQRAMTLEVFKKLLPFTPGYSVEVAATIKSAKLGIKILEIPVEMSHRVTGRDFPGFCHRGRQFWHIFLFLLSKAGTRC, encoded by the coding sequence ATGTTGCCGAAAGTTTCAGTTTTAATGGCTGCGTATAATGAGGAAAGCAGGATTGGAGACACAATAAAGACATTAAGGATGATTCCCGCTATCAAAGAAATTATAGTAGTAGATGATGGGTCTCGGGATGCTACTTGGCAAAAAGCGCTGGAGGCTGGGTGCAAAGTTATAAAACTTCCTGTCAATTCGGGAAAAGGAGCTGCTTTAAACGCAGGAGCGGCCAGCGTTACGGGTCAGGTCGTGCTCCTAATTGATGCTGATTTGGGAGCATCAGCTCGGGAAGCTGAAAAATTAATTGAGCCGGTGGTAAATAAGGAGGCCGATTTAACCATAGCTAAATTCCCACCGAGTCGCGGAAAAGGCGGATTCGGGTTGGTGAAGAAATTAGCGGCTTGGGGTGTTTACCTTTATAGCGGAACAACATGCGATTCAGTGCTTTCCGGGCAAAGGGCAATGACATTGGAAGTTTTTAAAAAACTCCTGCCTTTTACTCCTGGTTACAGTGTAGAAGTTGCGGCGACAATCAAATCGGCAAAGTTGGGGATTAAAATATTGGAAATTCCGGTAGAAATGTCCCATCGGGTAACCGGAAGGGATTTTCCGGGGTTTTGCCACCGTGGCAGGCAATTCTGGCATATTTTTTTGTTTTTGCTCAGTAAGGCGGGTACAAGATGTTAG